In the Manis javanica isolate MJ-LG chromosome 12, MJ_LKY, whole genome shotgun sequence genome, one interval contains:
- the RPL37A gene encoding large ribosomal subunit protein eL43, with protein sequence MAKRTKKVGIVGKYGTRYGASLRKMVKKIEISQHAKYTCSFCGKTKMKRRAVGIWHCGSCMKTVAGGAWTYNTTSAVTVKSAIRRLKELKDQ encoded by the exons ATG GCGAAACGCACCAAGAAGGTCGGAATCGTCGGTAAATACGGGACCCGTTATGGTGCCTCCCTCAGGAAAATGGTGAAGAAAATCGAAATAAGCCAGCACGCCAAGTACACTTGCTCCTTTTGTGGCAAA ACCAAAATGAAGAGACGAGCTGTGGGGATCTGGCACTGTGGCTCCTGCATGAAAACAGTAGCTggtggtgcctggacctacaa CACCACTTCTGCTGTCACAGTAAAGTCGGCTATCAGAAGActgaaggaattgaaagaccaGTAG